One window from the genome of Rhodococcus sp. ABRD24 encodes:
- a CDS encoding MaoC/PaaZ C-terminal domain-containing protein, which yields MPIDPAIAIGAELPAQEFSWTASDVQLYHLGIGAGAHPLDPRELMYLDDSKPQVLPTFATVVANIHATEAPRVSFPGVEIDLAKVVHGSQEVTVHQPIPSSGSARTTTRIAEVWDKGKAAVIVQESSTVAHDGTPLWTARSSIFARGEGGFGGERGPSDAIALPDREPDFEVLSPTLPQQALLYRMCGDRNPLHSDPEFATAAGFPAPILHGLCTYGIICKAATDTALGGDANRVKGFRARFAGVVFPGESLRTRIWREDDRLLISATVPEREDSPALADVVLTIS from the coding sequence GTGCCCATCGATCCCGCGATCGCCATCGGCGCCGAGCTTCCGGCGCAAGAGTTCTCCTGGACGGCATCGGACGTCCAGCTCTACCACCTGGGTATCGGTGCCGGTGCGCACCCACTCGATCCCCGCGAGCTGATGTACCTCGACGATTCCAAGCCCCAGGTGCTTCCGACGTTCGCCACTGTTGTGGCGAACATCCACGCAACCGAGGCTCCCCGAGTCTCGTTCCCCGGCGTCGAGATCGACCTCGCGAAGGTCGTACACGGAAGTCAGGAAGTCACCGTTCACCAACCGATTCCGTCGTCCGGATCGGCCCGCACGACGACGCGGATCGCCGAGGTGTGGGACAAGGGCAAGGCCGCGGTCATCGTGCAGGAGTCTTCGACGGTCGCACACGACGGAACCCCGCTCTGGACCGCCCGCTCGTCGATCTTCGCGCGTGGCGAGGGTGGATTCGGGGGTGAACGCGGCCCGTCGGATGCGATCGCGCTGCCCGACCGCGAACCCGATTTCGAGGTACTCTCGCCGACCCTGCCGCAGCAGGCTCTGTTGTACCGGATGTGCGGAGACAGGAACCCGTTGCACTCGGATCCCGAATTCGCCACCGCGGCGGGGTTCCCTGCACCTATTCTGCATGGACTGTGTACATACGGGATTATTTGCAAGGCCGCGACCGACACCGCCCTTGGCGGTGATGCGAATCGCGTCAAGGGATTCCGGGCTCGCTTCGCTGGGGTTGTCTTCCCCGGCGAGTCTCTGCGAACTCGGATCTGGCGCGAGGACGATCGGTTGCTGATCTCGGCAACCGTTCCCGAGCGCGAAGATTCGCCGGCTCTGGCCGACGTCGTGCTCACCATCTCGTAG
- the kstD gene encoding 3-oxosteroid 1-dehydrogenase encodes MFYMSKQEYDIVVVGSGAAGMTAALTAAHQGLSVVVVEKAAHYGGSSARSGGGVWIPNNEVLQRDGVTDTTDAARTYLHSIIGDVVAPEKIDTYIDRGPEMLSFVLRNSALELQWVPDYSDYYPEAPGGRLGGRSVEPVPFDGNRLGDDRRNLEPDYVKAPKNFVITQADYRWLNLLMRNRRGPLRAMKVGTRFIAAKLRGKDLLVRGQALMAGLRLGLRDAGVPILLNTPLTELYTEGDVVRGVKVLVDGQEQIIHARHGVVLGSGGFEHNDEMRKKYQRAPIGTEWTVGAKANTGDGIIAGQKLGAAVEFMEDAWWGPSIPLTGGPWFALSERTLPGCMMVNTRGKRFGNEAAPYVEATHMMYGGKYGQGEGPGENIPTWMILDQRYRNRYTFAGITPRSPFPGRWLKAGIIVKAGTIAELAEKTGLPADTLAETVERFNGFARAGKDEDFGRGDSGYDHYYGDPRLKNPSLAEISKPPYYAIKMVPGDLGTKGGISTDIDGRALREDGSVIEGLYAAGNVSAPVMGHTYAGPGATIGPAMTFAYLAVLDIADRARAAAQSVNN; translated from the coding sequence GTGTTCTACATGAGCAAGCAGGAATACGACATCGTCGTCGTCGGCAGCGGTGCCGCCGGTATGACCGCAGCCCTGACCGCCGCGCACCAGGGTCTCAGCGTGGTCGTCGTCGAGAAGGCGGCCCACTACGGCGGCTCGTCCGCACGGTCCGGCGGAGGTGTCTGGATCCCCAACAACGAGGTGCTACAACGCGACGGCGTCACCGACACGACCGACGCCGCACGCACGTACCTGCACAGCATCATCGGCGACGTCGTCGCCCCGGAGAAGATCGACACCTACATCGATCGCGGCCCGGAAATGCTGTCGTTCGTGCTGAGGAACAGCGCACTCGAGCTGCAGTGGGTTCCGGACTACTCGGACTACTACCCGGAGGCGCCCGGGGGACGCCTCGGTGGACGCTCGGTCGAGCCTGTCCCCTTCGACGGCAATCGGCTCGGCGACGACCGTCGCAACCTCGAGCCCGACTACGTGAAGGCCCCCAAGAACTTTGTCATCACCCAGGCCGACTACCGCTGGCTCAACCTGCTGATGCGCAACCGCCGCGGACCACTGCGCGCGATGAAGGTAGGCACCCGATTCATCGCTGCGAAGCTGCGCGGCAAGGATCTGCTGGTGCGCGGCCAGGCACTGATGGCCGGCCTGCGCCTGGGCCTGCGGGACGCCGGCGTACCGATCCTGCTCAACACGCCCCTGACCGAGCTCTACACCGAGGGCGACGTCGTGCGCGGCGTGAAGGTGCTCGTCGACGGGCAGGAGCAGATCATCCACGCCCGCCACGGTGTCGTACTGGGCTCCGGCGGCTTCGAGCACAATGACGAGATGCGTAAGAAGTACCAGCGTGCCCCGATCGGCACCGAGTGGACCGTCGGCGCCAAGGCCAACACCGGCGACGGCATCATTGCGGGCCAGAAGCTCGGTGCAGCAGTCGAATTCATGGAGGACGCGTGGTGGGGTCCGTCGATCCCACTGACCGGCGGCCCGTGGTTCGCACTGTCCGAGCGCACGCTGCCCGGCTGCATGATGGTCAACACCCGAGGCAAGCGCTTCGGCAACGAGGCCGCACCGTACGTCGAGGCCACGCACATGATGTACGGCGGCAAGTACGGCCAAGGCGAGGGTCCCGGCGAGAACATCCCCACCTGGATGATCCTCGACCAGCGCTACCGCAACCGCTACACCTTCGCCGGCATCACGCCGCGCTCACCGTTCCCGGGTCGCTGGCTCAAGGCCGGCATCATCGTCAAGGCCGGCACCATTGCCGAACTGGCCGAGAAGACCGGGCTTCCGGCGGACACACTTGCCGAAACGGTGGAGCGGTTCAACGGCTTTGCCCGAGCCGGCAAGGACGAGGACTTCGGCCGTGGAGACAGCGGATACGACCACTACTACGGAGATCCGCGCCTGAAGAACCCGAGCCTCGCCGAGATCTCCAAGCCGCCCTACTACGCGATCAAGATGGTCCCGGGCGACCTCGGCACCAAGGGCGGAATCTCTACCGATATCGACGGTCGCGCGCTGCGCGAGGACGGCAGCGTCATCGAGGGCCTCTACGCCGCAGGAAACGTCAGTGCACCGGTAATGGGACACACGTACGCCGGCCCCGGCGCCACCATCGGTCCCGCGATGACCTTCGCGTACCTCGCCGTCCTCGACATCGCCGACCGTGCCCGCGCCGCAGCGCAGTCCGTCAACAACTGA
- a CDS encoding 2-keto-4-pentenoate hydratase, with amino-acid sequence MLSTQLRTEIADRLDAAERGRVPIDPLVAAHPDIDVVDAYEIQLVNIRRRLDAGAKVVGHKVGLSSLAMQQMMGVDEPDYGHLLDEMEVFEEQPVDTSRYCFPRVEVEVGFVLGADLPGADCTEQDVLDATIAFAPSIELIDSRIKDWKIGLADTIADNASSAGFVLGKARVAPADIDIKAIDAVLTCNGERIAEGRSDAVLGNPVTAVAWLARKVESFGVRLKAGDIVLPGSCTRAIDAHPGDHFRADFAGLGSVSLQFK; translated from the coding sequence ATGCTGTCGACCCAACTCCGTACCGAAATCGCGGACCGGCTCGACGCCGCGGAACGCGGGCGCGTGCCCATCGATCCGCTCGTCGCCGCACACCCCGACATCGACGTCGTGGACGCGTACGAGATCCAGCTGGTGAACATCCGTCGTCGGCTCGACGCGGGTGCGAAGGTCGTCGGGCACAAGGTCGGGCTGTCCTCGCTGGCAATGCAGCAGATGATGGGGGTCGATGAGCCGGACTATGGCCATCTCCTCGACGAGATGGAAGTTTTCGAGGAACAGCCGGTCGATACCTCGCGCTACTGTTTCCCCCGCGTCGAGGTCGAGGTCGGCTTCGTGCTCGGGGCGGACCTGCCCGGCGCCGACTGTACCGAGCAGGATGTGCTCGACGCGACCATCGCGTTCGCGCCGTCGATCGAGCTCATCGACAGCCGCATCAAGGATTGGAAGATCGGTCTGGCCGACACCATCGCCGACAATGCGTCATCGGCGGGTTTCGTGCTCGGCAAGGCCCGTGTCGCCCCGGCCGACATCGACATCAAGGCCATCGACGCCGTGCTCACGTGCAACGGTGAGCGCATCGCGGAGGGCCGCAGCGACGCGGTCCTCGGGAATCCGGTGACTGCCGTGGCCTGGCTGGCCCGCAAGGTCGAGAGCTTCGGCGTGCGTCTCAAGGCCGGCGACATCGTCCTCCCCGGGTCGTGCACCCGCGCGATCGACGCCCATCCGGGCGACCACTTCCGTGCCGATTTTGCTGGGCTCGGTTCGGTGTCCCTGCAGTTCAAGTAG
- a CDS encoding acetaldehyde dehydrogenase (acetylating) — MTKASVAIVGSGNISTDLLYKLQRSQWLEPRWMIGIDPASEGLARARKMGLETSAEGVDWLLNQDEKPDLVFEATSAYVHRAAAPRYAEAGIQAIDLTPAAVGPAVVPPVNLHAHLDAPNVNMITCGGQATIPMVHAVSRVVPVPYAEIVASVASESAGPGTRANIDEFTKTTSRGVEVIGGAERGKAIIILNPAEPPMIMRDTIFCAIPEDADTDAISESVHRMAKDIAEYVPGYRLLNDPQFDKPSIVSGGHATVSIFVEVEGAGDFLPPYAGNLDIMTAAATKVGEEIARKIVDSRSSQNARV, encoded by the coding sequence ATGACCAAGGCAAGTGTCGCAATCGTGGGTTCGGGCAACATCAGCACCGACCTGCTCTACAAGCTGCAGCGGTCCCAGTGGCTCGAGCCGCGCTGGATGATCGGTATCGATCCCGCCAGCGAGGGCCTTGCCCGCGCGCGCAAGATGGGTCTCGAGACCTCCGCCGAGGGTGTGGACTGGCTGCTGAATCAGGATGAGAAGCCGGATCTGGTTTTCGAGGCGACGTCGGCGTACGTGCACCGCGCCGCGGCTCCGCGCTATGCGGAGGCCGGGATCCAGGCCATCGACCTGACACCGGCCGCCGTCGGCCCCGCCGTCGTGCCCCCGGTGAACCTGCACGCCCATCTCGACGCGCCCAACGTCAACATGATCACGTGTGGCGGCCAGGCGACGATCCCGATGGTGCACGCGGTGTCTCGTGTTGTGCCGGTGCCCTACGCCGAGATCGTCGCATCGGTCGCCTCGGAGAGTGCGGGGCCGGGTACCCGCGCCAACATCGACGAGTTCACCAAGACCACCAGCCGCGGTGTCGAGGTGATCGGTGGCGCCGAGCGCGGCAAGGCCATCATCATCCTGAACCCGGCCGAGCCGCCGATGATCATGCGTGACACCATTTTCTGCGCGATTCCCGAGGATGCCGACACGGACGCGATCTCCGAATCGGTGCACCGCATGGCGAAGGACATCGCCGAGTACGTGCCCGGCTACCGGTTGCTCAATGACCCGCAGTTCGACAAGCCGAGCATCGTCTCCGGTGGCCACGCCACCGTCTCGATCTTCGTCGAGGTCGAGGGCGCCGGCGACTTCCTGCCGCCGTATGCGGGCAACCTCGACATCATGACCGCCGCCGCGACCAAGGTTGGCGAGGAGATCGCCCGGAAGATCGTCGACAGCCGCTCATCTCAGAACGCACGGGTCTAG
- the dmpG gene encoding 4-hydroxy-2-oxovalerate aldolase, which translates to MTFSDTLDIRVTDTSLRDGSHHKRHQFTADDVRNIVAALDGAGVPVIEVTHGDGLGGSSLNYGFSKTPEQELISIAAETAKNAKIAFLMLPGLGIKEDIVVAQDNGASICRIATHCTEADVSIQHFGLAREQGLETVGFLMMAHSQPPEVLAKQARIMVDAGCQCVYVVDSAGALVLEQVSDRVAAVVAEIGNDAQVGFHGHENMDLAVANSVFAVRAGATQIDGSTRRFGAGAGNTPVEAFVGVCDKLGIKTGIDFFKIADAAEDVVRPVMPQECLLDRQALMMGYAGVYSSFLKHAERQAERYGVSSAELLVRAGQRKLVGGQEDQLIDIALELQREAAASA; encoded by the coding sequence ATGACTTTTTCGGACACACTCGATATCCGCGTTACCGACACCTCGTTGCGTGACGGCTCGCACCACAAGCGCCACCAGTTCACCGCCGACGACGTGCGCAACATCGTCGCCGCCCTGGACGGTGCCGGCGTTCCGGTCATCGAGGTCACCCACGGTGACGGTCTCGGCGGTTCCTCGCTCAACTACGGCTTCTCGAAGACCCCTGAGCAGGAACTGATCTCGATCGCGGCCGAGACCGCCAAGAACGCCAAGATCGCGTTTCTCATGCTGCCGGGACTGGGCATCAAAGAGGACATCGTCGTCGCCCAGGACAACGGCGCGTCCATCTGCCGTATTGCCACTCACTGCACCGAGGCAGACGTCTCGATCCAGCACTTCGGTCTTGCCCGCGAGCAGGGTCTCGAGACCGTCGGCTTCCTCATGATGGCGCATTCCCAGCCTCCGGAGGTGCTCGCCAAGCAGGCGCGCATCATGGTCGATGCGGGTTGCCAGTGTGTGTATGTCGTCGACTCGGCCGGTGCGCTGGTGCTCGAGCAGGTCTCTGATCGCGTCGCCGCGGTCGTCGCCGAGATCGGGAACGACGCGCAGGTCGGCTTCCACGGTCACGAGAACATGGATCTCGCCGTCGCGAACTCGGTGTTCGCGGTGCGGGCCGGCGCCACCCAAATCGACGGCAGTACTCGCCGGTTCGGTGCCGGAGCCGGTAACACTCCGGTCGAGGCGTTCGTCGGCGTGTGCGACAAGCTCGGTATCAAGACGGGTATCGACTTCTTCAAGATCGCTGATGCTGCGGAGGACGTGGTGCGTCCGGTGATGCCGCAGGAGTGCCTGCTCGATCGTCAGGCCCTGATGATGGGCTACGCGGGCGTGTACTCGAGCTTCCTCAAGCACGCGGAGCGTCAGGCCGAGCGTTACGGCGTTTCCTCTGCGGAGCTCCTGGTGCGCGCCGGTCAGCGCAAGCTCGTCGGCGGTCAGGAGGACCAGCTCATCGACATCGCACTCGAGCTGCAGCGCGAGGCGGCTGCCTCCGCGTAG